A stretch of Perognathus longimembris pacificus isolate PPM17 chromosome 1, ASM2315922v1, whole genome shotgun sequence DNA encodes these proteins:
- the LOC125340677 gene encoding uncharacterized protein LOC125340677 isoform X1: MVGLPPSLGAALASPPLPTLFGFSRLVSRPSHLVPTRKEKGSSLRLFTRPPPPPPPRHLVYSVPKFSCAWTPFSGLGRGGLRQGHGRPGPSQKRRARLVSLGRVFARPGGAVRNKLFWPVSVKSLEMDGSSKAPSVLLRKCSSGGAKQARAEAEIASRGEAGGSSPRGGSENRVNPTDGCLHWSERASSRSKITKSERTGEIPWKHIDLDYT; encoded by the exons ATGGTCGGCCTTCCACCTTCGCTCGGCGCTGCTCTGGCCTCACCCCCGCTTCCCACCCTCTTTGGGTTCTCACGCTTGGTTTCCCGGCCCTCCCACCTCGTCCCCACCCGGAAGGAGAAGGGTTCGTCTCTACGGTTGTTTacgaggcctccccccccccccccgccccgccacctCGTCTATTCGGTTCCAAAGTTCAGCTGCGCCTGGACGCCCTTCTCCGGGCTGGGCCGGGGCGGGCTCCGCCAAGGTCACGGGCGGCCCGGGCCGAGTCAGAAGAGGCGCGCCCGCCTCGTCTCGCTCGGCCGGGTCTTTGCCAGGCCGGGAGGCGCTGTTCGGAACAAACTGTTTTGGCCAGTCTCTGTAAAATCCCTGGAAATGGACGGTTCCAGCAAAGCACCCAGTGTTCTCCTGAGGAAATGTTCTAGTGGAGGGGCAAAACAAGCTAGGGCCGAGGCCGAGATCGCCTCCCGAGGTGAAGCCGGGGGAAGTTCTCCCAGGGGAGGCTCGGAAAACAGAGTAAATCCGACTGATGGATGTCTCCACTGGTCCGAGCGGGCTTCATCTCGAAGTAAAATCACTAAATCagaaag gactggTGAAATTCCCTGGAAACACATAGATCTGGATTACACATAG
- the LOC125340677 gene encoding uncharacterized protein LOC125340677 isoform X2, with protein MVGLPPSLGAALASPPLPTLFGFSRLVSRPSHLVPTRKEKGSSLRLFTRPPPPPPPRHLVYSVPKFSCAWTPFSGLGRGGLRQGHGRPGPSQKRRARLVSLGRVFARPGGAVRNKLFWPVSVKSLEMDGSSKAPSVLLRKCSSGGAKQARAEAEIASREIREYGLKRIDSP; from the exons ATGGTCGGCCTTCCACCTTCGCTCGGCGCTGCTCTGGCCTCACCCCCGCTTCCCACCCTCTTTGGGTTCTCACGCTTGGTTTCCCGGCCCTCCCACCTCGTCCCCACCCGGAAGGAGAAGGGTTCGTCTCTACGGTTGTTTacgaggcctccccccccccccccgccccgccacctCGTCTATTCGGTTCCAAAGTTCAGCTGCGCCTGGACGCCCTTCTCCGGGCTGGGCCGGGGCGGGCTCCGCCAAGGTCACGGGCGGCCCGGGCCGAGTCAGAAGAGGCGCGCCCGCCTCGTCTCGCTCGGCCGGGTCTTTGCCAGGCCGGGAGGCGCTGTTCGGAACAAACTGTTTTGGCCAGTCTCTGTAAAATCCCTGGAAATGGACGGTTCCAGCAAAGCACCCAGTGTTCTCCTGAGGAAATGTTCTAGTGGAGGGGCAAAACAAGCTAGGGCCGAGGCCGAGATCGCCTCCCGAG agataagggaatATGGACTAAAGAGGATTGATAGCCCTTAA